GCATTGAAAATAGCAAAAGCTAACGGTGCAGCGACCATCGCGATCACGGGCCATTACAAGTCGCCTTTGTCAAAAGAAGCGGATTACGTTCTCTATACCACATCACGGGAAACTCTATTCAGATCCGAGGCCTTGGCTTCAAGATTGGTTCAGCTGAGCCTAATTGACGTGCTTCATGTTGCAGTATCCGTAACAAGGCAGGAACAAACGCTAGGCAACCTGCAGAAAATAAGAGAAGCCATTTCGATTAAAAGATATTAGTCTTGAAAATTATTTTCATAAAATAGATATACATATGAAAAAATATTTGATACTATCATGTTATAAGAAAAGCACTTTTCGTGAATACACATATCCAGTCCGGAAAAACATTCGAAAAGACGCTAACTAAAAGGAGTGCATCGAAGTGAAACTAGGAATGGTTGGCCTTGGCAAAATGGGCTATAACTTAGTATTGAACCTGATGGAAAACGGCCATGAAGTTGTGGCGAATGATATTAATGAAGAAGCAATGCAGAAAATCAAAGCAGAAGGCGCCGAAATTGCAGCTGATTATCAGGCAATGGCGGACATGCTGCCAAAGCCGCGCGTGATCTGGCTTATGATTCCTGCCGGAGAATTGATCGACCAGGTGATCGAGAAGTTCACACCATACTTGGAAGAAGGCGACATCCTGATTGATGGCGGAAATTCAAACTATAAGGATACATTAAGACGTGCTGAAAAGCTTTCTGCAGCCGGCGTCCACTTTATGGACGTGGGAACGAGCGGCGGAATGGAAGGCGCTCGCAATGGTGCCTGCACAATGATCGGCGGCGATGCAGAAGTTTTTGCTCATGTTGAGCCTATCTTCAAGGACATTTCGATTGAAAACGGCTATCTTTACACTGGGAAGGTCGGAAGCGGCCACTTCCTGAAAATGGTGCACAACGGGATTGAGTACGGAATGATGCAGGCGATCGCTGAAGGTTTTGAGATTCTTGAAAAAAGCCCATTCGATTATGACTATAAAGAAGTTTCTCGTGTATGGAACCATGGATCGGTCATCCGCAGCTGGCTGATGGAACTGATGGAAAATGCCTTCTCCAAAGAGCCTAAGCTTGAAAGTATCAAGGGCGTAATGCATTCATCTGGTGAAGGAAAATGGACAGTTGAAACAGCGTTGGATCTGCAAACAGCAGCACCAGTCATCGCGCTTTCATTGATGATGCGCTACCGCTCACTTGAAGACGACACGTTCACAGGAAAAGTTGTCGCAGCATTGCGAAACGAATTCGGCGGACATGCTGTCGAAAAGAAATAAAACATGAAACCAGGTTCTCCTCGAAAAGAGGAGGACCTTTTTTGTTGTTCATAAAATTATCCTTTTTTGCAAGATGGCTACATTGCTTTTTCCGTTATAGTGGAAGTGAATACGGAAAATGGGGGCGCGGAACGTGAAGACAAAGTGGTATTTCTTTTTCCTGACGACGGTTGCCGTTTCGGCAATGATCTATGCTTTTCTGGGAGTGAAAGGGGAAGAGTCTGTTGAAATCGGCGTCCTGATGATCGGCGAAAACCGCTATGAGAAATTAACAGGCCTGGAAGCAGGATTGATGGATCTGGGATACAGCGCGAAGAACATCCATTTTACCGTGAAAAATGCCCATGATGATGAAGAGAAGATTGGCAAGCATATTGATCAGCTGCTTAAGGAGCAGCCTGATCTGATCGTGACACTTGGCGGAATTGAAACTCTTCGTCTAAAGGAAAAAATGGATGAAGGCAATATCGACATTCCGGTTGTTTTTGCAGGCCTTGCCGCGCCGAAGGAACTGGGATTGATAAAAGATTACAAGTCTCCGGGTGGAAATTTTACCGGAATCAATAATTACCATGCCAGCATTTCGGGCAAGCGTCTCGAAATGCTTACCGCACTTGTGCCGGCCATTGACAGGGTGCATGTGATTTATGACAGTAAGATTGATGTCAGTAAATTGAGCCTTGAGGAAACGAGGAGTGCAGCCAGGGAATTGGGTGTGGACATTGCACCTTGTGATGCTTCAAAGGACTGTCTGGATACTCTATGGAATTCGTCCGGCAAAAGAGAGGCCATCCTCGTCCTGCCGAGCTTCAGGATTGAGTCATTGACAGATGAAATAGTCATGCTGACAAAGGAGAAGAAAATCCCGGCAATGGGTCTGTATGATTTTGAAGCGGAAAAAGGGCTGCTGGCGAGCTACGGATCCAGCTTTTATTCACAGGGATATCAGGCTTCTAGATTCGTCAGCTTGATTTTGCAGGGAAACAAGCCGGGGGATTTGCCTGTTGAACTGCCAGATGGCATAAGGTTTGTCGTCAACCAGCAAACGAAGGACGCACTGGGCGTCAGCTATAATCAAGACTTGCTGCATATCGCCGACCTGATCCACCCTGAAGTGCAGGGAGGGAGCAAGTGATGAAAATTTTGATGGATTTCATGCATTCGCAGACCATCCGTAATAAGGTGCTTGTGTTTGGAGTGGTCATGTCGACGATTCCGCTGCTGCTCCTCAGCCTGTATTATTACTCTTTTGTAAAATCAGACCTCGAAACAAGGATTCTTGAAAAACAGCATCTGGTGCTCGAGAATCTATCGCGGGAAATACAATACGAATTCAGCCAGACATTCCAGCGAATCCATGTCCTTGCTTCTCTGAATCTATTGAATAAAGAACAAAGTGCTTTGTATGAGCTACTGCAGCAAAGCGAATCGATCGAAGAGGTCATTATCGCGGATGACAAAGGCTTTGTCGAGAACCGGGTGTCCCGCTACGAGCTCAATATCGCCGGCGATATGGAACGGTGGTTTACGGACGATATGTGGTTCCAGCTGCAAACCCGAGACAAGGTATACGGTCAGGTGGCATTCAACCAGTATGACCAGCCTGTCATGAAACTGGCGATTCCTTTTTATGAAGGCGACAGCAAAAAAGCAATCGGAGTCACGGTCCAGCTCCAGAAAATCATCGGGAAAATTTCT
The window above is part of the Mesobacillus jeotgali genome. Proteins encoded here:
- the gnd gene encoding phosphogluconate dehydrogenase (NAD(+)-dependent, decarboxylating), with product MKLGMVGLGKMGYNLVLNLMENGHEVVANDINEEAMQKIKAEGAEIAADYQAMADMLPKPRVIWLMIPAGELIDQVIEKFTPYLEEGDILIDGGNSNYKDTLRRAEKLSAAGVHFMDVGTSGGMEGARNGACTMIGGDAEVFAHVEPIFKDISIENGYLYTGKVGSGHFLKMVHNGIEYGMMQAIAEGFEILEKSPFDYDYKEVSRVWNHGSVIRSWLMELMENAFSKEPKLESIKGVMHSSGEGKWTVETALDLQTAAPVIALSLMMRYRSLEDDTFTGKVVAALRNEFGGHAVEKK
- a CDS encoding ABC transporter substrate-binding protein, whose amino-acid sequence is MKTKWYFFFLTTVAVSAMIYAFLGVKGEESVEIGVLMIGENRYEKLTGLEAGLMDLGYSAKNIHFTVKNAHDDEEKIGKHIDQLLKEQPDLIVTLGGIETLRLKEKMDEGNIDIPVVFAGLAAPKELGLIKDYKSPGGNFTGINNYHASISGKRLEMLTALVPAIDRVHVIYDSKIDVSKLSLEETRSAARELGVDIAPCDASKDCLDTLWNSSGKREAILVLPSFRIESLTDEIVMLTKEKKIPAMGLYDFEAEKGLLASYGSSFYSQGYQASRFVSLILQGNKPGDLPVELPDGIRFVVNQQTKDALGVSYNQDLLHIADLIHPEVQGGSK